A single region of the Hemiscyllium ocellatum isolate sHemOce1 chromosome 21, sHemOce1.pat.X.cur, whole genome shotgun sequence genome encodes:
- the LOC132825726 gene encoding CCR4-NOT transcription complex subunit 3-like, whose amino-acid sequence MPHPSDSERIRHYLPRNPCPTPPYHHQIPPVHSDTLEFYQRLSTETLFFIFYYLEGTKSQYLAAKALKKQSWRFHTKYMMWFQRHEEPKTITDEYEQGTYIYFDYEKWGQRKKEGFTFEYRYLEDRDLQ is encoded by the coding sequence ATGCCTCACCCATCAGACTCTGAGAGGATACGACACTACCTCCCACGAAATCCATGTCCCACACCACCTTATCACCATCAGATTCCCCCCGTCCATTCAGATACTTTGGAGTTCTACCAGCGATTGTCCACTGAAACACTCTTCTTCATCTTTTACTACCTAGAGGGGACCAAGTCCCAGTATTTAGCTGCTAAAGCTTTGAAGAAGCAATCTTGGAGATTCCACACCAAGTACATGATGTGGTTCCAGAGACACGAAGAGCCAAAAACCATCACCGATGAATATGAACAGGGAACATATATTTACTTTGACTACGAAAAATGGGGCCAGAGAAAGAAAGAAGGCTTTACGTTCGAGTACAGATACTTGGAGGACAGGGACCTGCAGTAA